From the Solanum stenotomum isolate F172 unplaced genomic scaffold, ASM1918654v1 scaffold5017, whole genome shotgun sequence genome, one window contains:
- the LOC125852761 gene encoding proline-rich receptor-like protein kinase PERK10, giving the protein MASSLHLLASILFGLLFLSAPTLSRNIIFLEDTPIAPSPSDDTSTSISPLGSGEITISPSPQDSPVDVPINSPSTGEIIISPSSQDSPVDAPVSPPSTGEIIISPSPQDSPVDVPVSPPSTGEITISPSPQGSPVDVPISPPSTGEITISPSPQDSPADAPISPPSTGEITISPSPQEHKHHHHRHQPTPAPSPEVSSDEPEDQSTPAPSPEVSSDNFSFLML; this is encoded by the exons ATGGCCTCTTCTTTACACTTACTCGCCTCTATTCTCTTTGGCCTTTTGTTTCTCTCAGCTCCAACTCTCTCTaggaatattatttttttggaagatACACCAATTGCACCTTCTCCTAGTGATGACACATCAACCTCAATTAGCCCATTAGGTTCCGGAGAAATTACTATTTCACCATCTCCTCAAGATTCACCGGTAGATGTGCCAATTAACTCACCATCTACTggagaaattattatttcaccCTCTTCTCAAGATTCACCGGTAGATGCGCCAGTTAGCCCACCATCTACTggagaaattattatttcaccCTCTCCTCAAGATTCACCAGTAGATGTACCAGTTAGCCCACCATCTACTGGAGAAATTACTATTTCACCTTCTCCTCAAGGTTCACCAGTAGATGTGCCAATTAGCCCACCATCTACCGGAGAAATTACTATTTCACCCTCTCCTCAAGATTCACCGGCAGATGCGCCAATTAGCCCACCATCTACCGGAGAAATTACTATTTCACCCTCTCCTCAGGAACAtaaacatcatcatcatcgtc ATCAACCAACACCAGCTCCTTCTCCTGAAGTTTCAAGTGATGAACCGGAAGATCAATCAACACCAGCTCCTTCTCCTGAAGTTTCAAGTGATAATTTCTCTTTCTTAATGTTGTAA